AGTATCTGCAGCCCTACGTAGTCGATGGCCACCGAATCGCGGGAGGCCAGGATTGCGTTGTAGGGCCAGGTCCACTGGGGCTGCGGACCCGGGCCGCCCTCAGCAATCGGCAGCAGGGCATCGGCAAGAACCAGGCGGGTCTTGGTGCGGATGTCGGGTAGCAGATTCACGTGGGCGGCAAAGGGATCGCAGGCGTTGGCATGGGCGTCCCAGGGGTTGTGGAAGGTCCCGTAGTGGTTCTTGAGGGCCAGCGTCATCCCCGCCATGCTATGGGTCTTGAGGATCGGGAGGTTGATGAGGGCCGTGCAGGTGGTCGTCACGAGCTTCGCCAGACGCCCGCGACAGGTGTGGATCGCGACGGGCTGCGGCTCCCAGTCCTTGTTCACGCCATAGCAGCGGACACCGGGTCCCCGGTTGATCTCGTAGCCGACCTTGGCCAGGTCACTGTCCGTGCGGTCCCAAACGATGATGTTGTCGGGCTTCACCTTCGCGAGCCTGCAGCCCTCGATGACGGCTGCTACGACCTGGGGGTGCGTGCTGGCGCCGATTCCGAAGAGGCAGTTGATCTTGAGGCCGACGACATCGTCGGGACGCAGGAACTCGGCCCAGGCTGCGGCAGGGGTGGACTTGCCGCTCAGCCCCATGACGGCGGCATGGACGGCCTCGGTCACCACGGGCTGATTGGGCTCGAGGTCAAGCGTGGCCTTCTGCCGGCGGGCACGCACGACTCGGGAACGGGGCTCCTCGGCAGCGGAGACCTCGGCGGCCCCCAGAGCAACCAGACCCGCTCCGGCTGTCATTGTTGTCCCCAGAAAGCTCCTGCGGCTGACCGGTCCTGCTGATCCTGTCATCGCGCTCACCTCGCC
The nucleotide sequence above comes from Armatimonadia bacterium. Encoded proteins:
- a CDS encoding DUF362 domain-containing protein, whose amino-acid sequence is MTGSAGPVSRRSFLGTTMTAGAGLVALGAAEVSAAEEPRSRVVRARRQKATLDLEPNQPVVTEAVHAAVMGLSGKSTPAAAWAEFLRPDDVVGLKINCLFGIGASTHPQVVAAVIEGCRLAKVKPDNIIVWDRTDSDLAKVGYEINRGPGVRCYGVNKDWEPQPVAIHTCRGRLAKLVTTTCTALINLPILKTHSMAGMTLALKNHYGTFHNPWDAHANACDPFAAHVNLLPDIRTKTRLVLADALLPIAEGGPGPQPQWTWPYNAILASRDSVAIDYVGLQILDKRRAELGLKSIEKSGAARHVLTGARLGLGMADLAHIDLVDV